The Sulfurimonas sp. HSL-1716 sequence ACAACATGCAAAATTTTTTACTTTATTTGTATTTGGTTGTCTTTGATTCATTACAATGGTTTTTGCGTTAATCTATAAAAGGGATTTAAGATATGAAAAGAGAAATATTAATAGTCACGGTTTTGATGACGAACATTGCGTTTGCTTCCGTTTTACCGGCCGGAGTAAGAACGATCCGGGAGATAGATACAAATAAAAATACGATAAACACTCTTTCAAGCGCCGCGAGTATGCGTCTTTATAAAAGAGGTCTTGAAAAAGAGACCGCAAATCAAAAAGTTTTAAGATCGCTAAACGGAGATGAACATACGAACTCTCTCATGGCACAAAACATCATGGATCATTTCAAAGAGATAAAAAACGAAGATATCGTCAGGTACATAAGTGACTGCGCTCTGTTTGAAAAAAAAGTAAATTTAAGTTCATATGACGATATCATAGCCCTTTTGCAAAAAACAAACAGATTCAAACTGGATGAAGATAGTTTGAAAAAGATTCAAAAGATCAGTTTGGAGAATCAAAAAATAACACAAGTATTGTCGTAAAATCTGCAAATCCGCCGTTTATAGGATAAAATTGTCGATATGAAAAAAATAATTTTAATCCTGTTGGCGGCGGTATCGTTCTCTGCAGCTCAAAAAGTGGTTTTACAGCTGAGCTGGCTGAATCAATTTCAATTTGCCGGGTATTATGTGGCAAAAGAGAAAGGGTTTTACAGAGATGTAGGTCTTGATGTCGATATCAAAGAGTTTCAAAACGACACAGATCTTTCCAGCGTCATCCAAAAAGGCAAAGCCGACTTCGCCGTAGGGCGTTCATCCCTGCTGATCGACAAGATAAACGGCAAAGACGTCGTCGCTCTTGGCTCTATTTTTCAAGAATCTCCTTTGATCCTGCTGACAAGAGACGATGCCAATATCAGCTCCGTAAAAGACCTTATGCACAAGCGTATCATGATGACAAACGACGCCAAGGACACGGCATCGATTATGGCCATGCTGTTTTCAAACGGCATAGCTCAAAAAGATATCAAGATAATACCTCATAGTTTTAATCTAAATGACCTTATAAACAAAAAAACCGATGCTATGGCTTCTTATATATCCAATGAACCTATCAGGATGGAAGAGAAAGGGATTGGGTATAAGATCTTCGATCCGAAAGATTACGGGTTTTATTTTTACAGCGATATCCTTTTCACCTCTTCTAAATTCATAAAAAATAATCCGAAATTGACAAAAGATTTTTATGAAGCCAGCATCAAAGGCTGGAGATATGCCTTCGATCATATCTCACAGACTGCGGAGATCATACATAACCATTACAATACGCAGCACAAAACATTGATCGAGCTGATAAAAGAGGGGGAAGTGCTAAAGCATTTAGCTTTAAAAAAAGATACGCCTTTAGGTTATTTGGACAGAAACCAGCTAAACGATATCGTAAAGGTTTACAAAGTACTGGGAATAGTTACGAAAAATATAGATCTGGACACGTTTATATACAAATATAACCATCCTACGGAACTTGCATTTAAACTGAAATATAGGGATATATGGTTTATAGGGATCATTTTCATACTGCTGCTGATAAGTTTGAACTTCATTCTTTTGTTCATAAGTCTCAGAAAAAGATGGATCCATACTCAAAGCCATCTGAAACAGACGATAGCCGATCAAAAAGAGGAGATAGACAAGCAAAATAAGATCATTATCGTACAGTCCAAAATAGCTGCCATAGGCGAAATGCTCAGTAATATTGCTCATCAATGGCGACAGCCTCTAAATGTCATCTCGCTTAGCACGGCAAAGATCGAGACCGCTTTGCTTTTAGGCAAAGAGATGAAAAACGAGGATTTTCTAAAAATCAGTAACGATATCAACCTGCAAACAGAATACCTGTCGCAGACGATCGATGATTTTCGAAACTATTTTAGTCCAAACAGTGAAAATTTTGCATCGTTTAATATAAAAGATACTATCGGCAAAGTGAACGAACTGACCAAAGAGGTCTTTAAAAGCAGCGGCATCGAGATGATCATGAGTATGAAAGAGTGTGTTATCACCCACAATGAGAATTTTTTGATACAGGCTTTGCTCAATATCTATAATAATGCCAAAGACGCGATCATCGAAAACGGTACGGCGCAGAGATATTTTTTTATCGATCTCAGATGTGATGAAGAGAAGATAGTCATTACGTTAAAAGATTCCGGCGGGGGTATCGACAGTGAGACGATAGAAAAGATCTTCGAACCTTATTTTACTACAAAATACAAATCCAAAGGGACCGGACTGGGTCTATATATTACGTATTCGATCATCACGCAGCAGTTAAACGGAACGATATCGGCGCACAACGTCAAGTATAGATACAAGGATCATGACCTTTCGTGTGCAGAGTTTGTTATAACCCTTCCGATCTATTTTTCTTAATGCAGCCTCATACCGCCCTTCTTCTGGTCAAAAAGATCAATACGGCAAGTGCCGTGATAATGAACGATATCCCTCCCATCAGGTATAGAGCGTTTACCATTTTGTCATAGTTTTCTATCGCGATCTTAAAGACGACCATCAGCGTTTCTATCGAAAGTGCTATCAGGATGGTGATAAGAAATTTTGTCAGCACTTTTATCTCGATCTTTGAATCTTTCGAATAACTTTTAAAGAAGACTTCCTGTTCGAGAATGGTCTTTGCCAGATCGAAGATGGCGAGTCCGAGTGTCGTTGCGATCACCGGCTTAAAAATAGCATCGATGTTCAGGCTTTCATGAAAGATGTTTTTTAGAAAGTCGAATCCGCCGTATATGATCGCAGCAGTCGAGAGGATCATCATGAAAAAACCTGCGATAAGATAAAATGCCTTGATAACCTTGCTAAAATATATATGCTTTTCGATCAGTCCGAGTCTCTCCAGTAGTTTCTCTAAGACAAAATCCATAAAGATTATCTTGTTTCCCTCTTTTTTCGATACGGTTACACAAAGAGTTCCCGTTGTAGCGCTTTGATAGGGAGCCGTAAAAGCGAAGTTGTTCTCTTTTATTTCGAGTTTGTTTATCAGATAGCTTCTGCTTTTATCTCTTTGGCTGTCGTCATTGTATTTACTGTAGATATTTGCCGATGTCTGGATCTTTGATACCGCATCTACCGTATACACCACCTCCAAGGAGGGAAAAGTGGCAAAAAGTTTTTGATAGTAGTTTTCAGCCTCGTTGCTGAGCTTAAGACTCTCTATACTTCCTTCAAGGATGCTTTCTATTTTCTCTTTGTTGTTGTTATATATTTCGATATATTCTTTCATTTTGAGCCTTTAACTATAATTGACGAACAAATTATAATTTAGTATGAAGAATATATATACAGTTTATTGATTATAAATTAAGCATTTTTGTCTATAAGGGAAAAACCGAGCTCGTTCATTTTTTTATCTATTGCTTCGAGAGCTTTGTCGATCGTCTTATAGCTTATATCGGGAAGTTTGTCTCCCCATATCTGTTCGGCTTCTTTAAAACCCTGTAGTATTCCCTCGCGTCCTGCTCTAAGAAGTTTTTCATCATTCCCTGCGCCGTTTAGCACAAAACCGGCTATTCTGTCCGCGGTTTGAGCGATACCGAAAAAACCGTCTTCGCTTACAAGTTTTTTTGCTTCCTCCTGCGATAGTGAAGCGATGTTCTTACCGTTATAGCCTATATCTTTTAAAAAATTCTGAAAATCCTCCTGATTGATATCCAAAGTACTCTTTTCGTTATTTGCTATTTTGGATTGGACATCTATGGAAACCGCACTGTAGCTCATCGAATTTTTTTGAAGCTTTGACTTTAAGTCGCTAAAACTGCTTTTTATCTCATCTTGTTTTTTGATCTTTATCTCTTCGTACTTTTTGTACAGATCCGCCTGCTTTATATTGGAGTTTATCTGCATTGTTGTCCTTTTTAGAATCACTAATATACAAAGTAAATCGGTAATAGAATCTTTTAGTAAAATTGATAGCTTTTTTTATTTAGCTCTCTCGAAGTACAAATGTACGACAATCACTTTTTAATAAAAAGGCCCTGCATATGGAGTATCTATCTATTTTTATAAATTCGCTTGTCGATCTGAGCAATGCTATGGCGCCATACATCCTTTTTGGACTTCTGTTTGCAGGAATATTGCATGAGAGCGTCCCTGAGACTTTGGTGACAAAGCATCTGGGAAAAGAGAGTATTGCTTCGGTCATCAAAGCTACGCTCTTTGGTGTGCCGCTTCCCGTATGTTCATGCGGCGTCATCCCGCTTGCAGCGAGCATCAAAAAGAGCGGGGCAAGCCGCGGGGCGACTCTTTCATTTTTGATATCGACGCCCATAACCGGAGTGGATTCCATTTTGGCGACTTACGGGATGTTTGGATGGGCGTTTACACTGTACAGAGTATTTACCTCGATGATAGTGGCCATGGCGGCGGGGATACTGAGCAATCTCTTTGACAAAGAAAAAGAGGTGGTAAAACCGAAGTTCTCGCTTTCTGTGAACAAACCCGCAGAGCAGAGCTGCTGCACGACCTCGGCATGCTGCAGTTCATCAGATAAAACAGCGAAATTCTCTATGAAAAAAGCTCTGAGATACGGCTTTGTGACACTGCTTGGCGATATAGCAAAGCCTTTGTTTTGGGGTCTTGTCATCGGCGCATTGATAAGCTCGCTTATCCCTCAAAACCTGAGTGATATCCTGAGCGAACACTCCTGGCTTTCATATGCGATAGTGATCGCCATCGCGGTGCCGATGTATGTCTGTGCCACCTCTTCGCTGCCCATCGCCGCGGCATTGATGCTCTCGGGTGTGAGTGCGGGAGCCGCGTTCGTATTTTTAAGTGCGGGGCCTGCAACAAACACGGTGACGATAGGCGTGGTTAAAAATATGCTGGACAAACGTTCGCTTTACATCTATCTGGCGAGTATCGTTCTTGGAAGTCTGGCCTTTGGGATTGGATTGGATCATCTCTTTAGCTCTTTTGAGATAAACCCGAAATCGCTTTTACATATGAACGAAGAAGCGGGGATGATATCCGTTTTGAGCAGTATTGTTATGTGGATGTTCATTCTTTATTTTATGACGAAGACCTATCTTAAAAGAGCAAAGGCCTGATGTGCGATTTCAATCTCTTCATCGGTAGGGATCACGTAAAGAGGGATACGGCTTTTCTCTTTTGAGATCAAAGCCGTCCGCGCTACTGTTTGGCTGTTTTTTTCATCGTCCAAAAGTATATCAAACGCTTCATCAAGCCCTTCGAGTATCATTTTTCTTATTTGTGGACTGTTTTCTCCGATGCCCCCGCTAAATACGATGGCATCGACACGCCCGAGAACGGCGACGTATGCACCGAGGTATTTTTTTACCCGTTTGCTCATGATCTCCAGCGCCAGTTTGGCATCATGGTCGTCTCTGTTTAATATCTCTCTGAGGTCGCTGCTGCCGCAAAGCCCCAGCAAACCGCTTTTTTGATTTACAAGATCGTCAAGCTCTTGTTCGCTAAATCCCAGTTTTAAAAGATACAAAAGTATGGCGGGATCGAAATCACCGCTTCTGGTTCCCATAACAAGTCCCTCAAGCGGTGTAAAACCCATGGAGGTGTCATAAGATTTTCCGTTTTTCACGGCGCTGGCGCTTGCACCGTTTCCAAGATGCAGCGAGATGAGGTTCGTCTCCTCTGTTTTTTTGTTCAGAAGCTTTGCACACTCTTTTAAAAGATAGCTGTGTGAAGTCCCGTGAAAACCGTAACGCCTGATACTGTATTTTGTATAGAGTTCCTGAGGCATGGCATACATATATGCCCAAGGCTCCATATCTTCATGAAAGGCCGTATCAAAAACGGCTATCTGCAAGACGTCAGGAGCCAGTTGTTTTGCAGTAAGGATACCGTCGAGATTTGCAGGATTGTGCAGAGGGGCAAGATGTGAGAGGGCGTCTATCTCTTTTATCACCGCATCGTCGATGATCGTGGCTGTTTTGAAAGAATCTCCTCCATGAACAACCCTGTGAGCGATAAAATCGATCTTTTCCATACCTTTTATAATCTTTTCGAGCTCTTTGTGGCGGTTGCCTTTTAATTCCTCTATGATCCCTTTGTCAAGGATATTTTCGGATTCCATGTCAAATATCTTATATTTTATGGAGGAGCTTCCGGAGTTTAAGATAAGCGCTTTCAACTGTTCTGCCCCGCTTGTATAGCGGTTATCGCTACCGTGTTCACGATATCCACGACGCTGCATCCTCGGCTGAGATCGTTTACGGGTTTGTTCAGTCCCTGCAGTACTGGGCCGATAGCGATGGCCCCGGTGGAACGCTGTACCGCTTTAT is a genomic window containing:
- a CDS encoding ABC transporter substrate-binding protein, whose amino-acid sequence is MKKIILILLAAVSFSAAQKVVLQLSWLNQFQFAGYYVAKEKGFYRDVGLDVDIKEFQNDTDLSSVIQKGKADFAVGRSSLLIDKINGKDVVALGSIFQESPLILLTRDDANISSVKDLMHKRIMMTNDAKDTASIMAMLFSNGIAQKDIKIIPHSFNLNDLINKKTDAMASYISNEPIRMEEKGIGYKIFDPKDYGFYFYSDILFTSSKFIKNNPKLTKDFYEASIKGWRYAFDHISQTAEIIHNHYNTQHKTLIELIKEGEVLKHLALKKDTPLGYLDRNQLNDIVKVYKVLGIVTKNIDLDTFIYKYNHPTELAFKLKYRDIWFIGIIFILLLISLNFILLFISLRKRWIHTQSHLKQTIADQKEEIDKQNKIIIVQSKIAAIGEMLSNIAHQWRQPLNVISLSTAKIETALLLGKEMKNEDFLKISNDINLQTEYLSQTIDDFRNYFSPNSENFASFNIKDTIGKVNELTKEVFKSSGIEMIMSMKECVITHNENFLIQALLNIYNNAKDAIIENGTAQRYFFIDLRCDEEKIVITLKDSGGGIDSETIEKIFEPYFTTKYKSKGTGLGLYITYSIITQQLNGTISAHNVKYRYKDHDLSCAEFVITLPIYFS
- a CDS encoding PDC sensor domain-containing protein, with the protein product MKEYIEIYNNNKEKIESILEGSIESLKLSNEAENYYQKLFATFPSLEVVYTVDAVSKIQTSANIYSKYNDDSQRDKSRSYLINKLEIKENNFAFTAPYQSATTGTLCVTVSKKEGNKIIFMDFVLEKLLERLGLIEKHIYFSKVIKAFYLIAGFFMMILSTAAIIYGGFDFLKNIFHESLNIDAIFKPVIATTLGLAIFDLAKTILEQEVFFKSYSKDSKIEIKVLTKFLITILIALSIETLMVVFKIAIENYDKMVNALYLMGGISFIITALAVLIFLTRRRAV
- a CDS encoding SO_0444 family Cu/Zn efflux transporter, whose translation is MEYLSIFINSLVDLSNAMAPYILFGLLFAGILHESVPETLVTKHLGKESIASVIKATLFGVPLPVCSCGVIPLAASIKKSGASRGATLSFLISTPITGVDSILATYGMFGWAFTLYRVFTSMIVAMAAGILSNLFDKEKEVVKPKFSLSVNKPAEQSCCTTSACCSSSDKTAKFSMKKALRYGFVTLLGDIAKPLFWGLVIGALISSLIPQNLSDILSEHSWLSYAIVIAIAVPMYVCATSSLPIAAALMLSGVSAGAAFVFLSAGPATNTVTIGVVKNMLDKRSLYIYLASIVLGSLAFGIGLDHLFSSFEINPKSLLHMNEEAGMISVLSSIVMWMFILYFMTKTYLKRAKA
- a CDS encoding acetate kinase: MQRRGYREHGSDNRYTSGAEQLKALILNSGSSSIKYKIFDMESENILDKGIIEELKGNRHKELEKIIKGMEKIDFIAHRVVHGGDSFKTATIIDDAVIKEIDALSHLAPLHNPANLDGILTAKQLAPDVLQIAVFDTAFHEDMEPWAYMYAMPQELYTKYSIRRYGFHGTSHSYLLKECAKLLNKKTEETNLISLHLGNGASASAVKNGKSYDTSMGFTPLEGLVMGTRSGDFDPAILLYLLKLGFSEQELDDLVNQKSGLLGLCGSSDLREILNRDDHDAKLALEIMSKRVKKYLGAYVAVLGRVDAIVFSGGIGENSPQIRKMILEGLDEAFDILLDDEKNSQTVARTALISKEKSRIPLYVIPTDEEIEIAHQAFALLR